A stretch of DNA from Candidatus Kryptoniota bacterium:
ACCTGATATCTGGTATTTGATCTATTTTATCCATCCATTATCCCTGTACCACTTTATTGTGTTCTCAATTCCAGACTCGAGCGTCAACTTCGACACAAATCCAATTTCACGTTTTGCCTTGTCGGCGCTGCAAGTCCAGTTCGACTGAACGCCGTCCCGTGCCTTTTCAATGTTGATGAGAGCCGCTTTTCCTCTCGCCTTCGCTGAGAGCTCGCTGATGGCGGCGATCGTGTAAAGTGCGAACTCGGGAATCCTGACGGGAATCGCCCACCTGTCCAAACAGCGCTTTGCGATGTCGCCGAACACAACCCAGTCGTATACCTCTTGGTTCGATATGAAGTAAATCTCACCGGCTGCACGCGGATGTTCCGCAGCGGCGATGATGCCGTCCACAAGATCGTACGCGTGCACGAAGCTCAATATTTTCCGCTTGAATCCCGATAACGGAACGATGTGTTTGTTCACCGAGTTGAAGAACTCGAATACATCCTTGTCCCTGGGTCCGTAAACGGCGGGCGGGCGGACAATTGTTATCGGCAGCTGACGCATCCTGACAAGGCATTCCTTCTCCGCTTCCATCTTACTTTTGCCGTAAGTGGTGATGGGATGATACGGTGTAGTCTCGTCCACCGGTGACGATCCATCACCCGGCCCCACGGCTGTCAGGCTGCTTGCGTATATGAATCTCGTGATGCTTGAGTTATATCTCTCAATAGAGGTCAAGAGATTCTTTGTC
This window harbors:
- a CDS encoding NAD-dependent epimerase/dehydratase family protein produces the protein MKALVTGSTGFIGSHLVEKLLARGYSVRCLIRSSTKLEYINDLNVELVNGDFADPEKLRDAVAGVDHVYHIAGVTKSKDKAGYYRGNHESTKNLLTSIERYNSSITRFIYASSLTAVGPGDGSSPVDETTPYHPITTYGKSKMEAEKECLVRMRQLPITIVRPPAVYGPRDKDVFEFFNSVNKHIVPLSGFKRKILSFVHAYDLVDGIIAAAEHPRAAGEIYFISNQEVYDWVVFGDIAKRCLDRWAIPVRIPEFALYTIAAISELSAKARGKAALINIEKARDGVQSNWTCSADKAKREIGFVSKLTLESGIENTIKWYRDNGWIK